The Ascidiaceihabitans donghaensis genome includes the window AAGTTGAAGAAGTCAGCTTGGACGACCTGTTGGCGTCGGCCGACATTGGCAAAGGCGCAAAAGTGTTCAAGAAATGCTCAGCTTGTCACAAGCTGGAAGCCGGTGCGAACGGCACAGGCCCTTACCTGTACGGCGTTGTAAACCGCGAAATCGGTGCGGCGGATGGCTTCGGTTATTCTGATGTATTGGCAAGCATTGGTGGTGAATGGACAGCGGAGAACCTTGATGGGTTCTTGGCCAAGCCAAAAGACTGGGCGCCGGGCACAACAATGGGTTTTGCCGGTTTGAAAAAACCAACGGACCGCGCCAACCTGATCGCGTATCTCGACAGCCTTGACGAATAATCTGATTCGCGAAAAATAGCTTTCAAGGCCGTATGCACACCGCATGCGGCCTTTTTTGTTGCGCAACGGGGCGCCGCGCGGTGCGTTAATTCTTCGTTCACATATTCGCAACTTGAATGTCACAGCACTGGCACAGTAGCGTGAGCGCAATATATTGAGCAGACGTTTACCAAAAACATGAACAGGATCAGCACCATGCAGCAGACCCGCAGTCAGAACAAAAGTCAGGCCAAAACCAAGCATTTTGATCTGCGTCCCGTGATTTGGACGCTTGGGATCATGGGGTTAAGTTTGATCGTGCTGGCAGCGTCGATGGTGCGTGCGCAGGATACGGTCAAAACACATGGCTATTCGTTTTACGGGGATTTGACCTATCCCGAAGACTATCCGCATTTCGATTATGTGAACCCGGATGCCCCCAAAGGTGGGGAAATTTCGATCGGTACGCTTGGCACATTTGATTCGATGCATCCCTACACACGCAAAGGCCGGGCCGGGGCCTTGTCCTCGGTGATGTACGAAAGCCTGCTGGGGGCCGGCACAAACGCCGACGCACCCGCCGATGTTTATGCGGAATACTACGGGTTGTTGGCCAAAGGGCTTGAATACGATGAAGGCCGAAACTGGGTGATTTTTTACATGCGCCCCGAGGCGCGGTTTTCTGATGGCTCTCCGGTCACCGCCCACGACATCGCATTTTCGCACAACCTGCTTTTGGACGAAGGTTTGAAATCTTATGCGGATGCCGTGCGTAAGCGCATTCCCAAAGTCGAAGTCATCGACGATCACACCATCAAATTCTACTTCACAGAAGGGATATCGCGCCGCAGTTTGATCGACCAAGTGGGGTTCGTCCCCGCGTGGTCCAAGAAATGGTATGAGGAGACGGGTGCGAGCCTGAACGAATCCCGCCTTGAGGTTTCACCCGGCTCTGGCCCCTACATGATCGAGGATGTGGATGTGAACCGCCGCGTCGTCTATAAGCGTAACCCCGACTACTGGGGCAATGATTTGCCTTTCAATGTCGGGCGCAACAATTTTGACCGTATCCGAATTGAATACTTTGGCGACGACACAGCCCGCTTTGAAGGGTTCAAGGCAGGTGAATTCACCATGCGCATCGAAAGCGACAGCAAGCGCTGGGCGACAGGGTACGACTTTTCCAAGATCGACGACGGGCATATCGTGAAGAAAGAACTGCCTGATGGTGCCCCCGCGACGCCATCCGGTATCGTGTTCAATCTTGGGCGGGAGGTGATGCAGGACCGCCGCGTCCGGCAGGCCTTGGCCTTGGCGTATAATTTCGAATGGACCAACGAAAGCCTGCAATATGGCCTGTTCCAACAACGTGCGTCATTTAGCCAGGACACTGAAATCATGGCCAAAGGCACCCCCGAAGGCGCGGAACTGGCGTTTTTGCAAAGCCTTGGTGATCTGGTTCCGGCTGACATGCTGTCAGAACCCGTGGCAATCCCCCATACATCCAAAGCAGGCCGCCTTCTGGACCGCCGCAACGCACGCACTGCGATGCGGCTTTTGGATGATGCGGGCTGGGCCGTTGGGGATGACGGGATGCGGCGCAATGCAGATGGCCAGCCCTTAAGCGTCAACTTTTTGTTCAATTCGTCTTCACCGTCGACCTTGTCCGCGGCGATGGAAAACTACGTCAACAACGTGCGGAAACTTGGCATCGACATCACCTTTGAAAAGGTGGATTCGGCCCAATACACGTCGCGTGAACGCGACCGTGACTATGACTTGGTGTATGACAGCTACGCCGCATTTCTGGGCGCAGGAACGGGATTGATGC containing:
- a CDS encoding c-type cytochrome, producing the protein MFDTMTFTKIAGGLCGALLVLLLGKWAAEELYHVGGHGDHAAAYVIEVEEEDSGAAEVEEVSLDDLLASADIGKGAKVFKKCSACHKLEAGANGTGPYLYGVVNREIGAADGFGYSDVLASIGGEWTAENLDGFLAKPKDWAPGTTMGFAGLKKPTDRANLIAYLDSLDE
- a CDS encoding extracellular solute-binding protein yields the protein MGLSLIVLAASMVRAQDTVKTHGYSFYGDLTYPEDYPHFDYVNPDAPKGGEISIGTLGTFDSMHPYTRKGRAGALSSVMYESLLGAGTNADAPADVYAEYYGLLAKGLEYDEGRNWVIFYMRPEARFSDGSPVTAHDIAFSHNLLLDEGLKSYADAVRKRIPKVEVIDDHTIKFYFTEGISRRSLIDQVGFVPAWSKKWYEETGASLNESRLEVSPGSGPYMIEDVDVNRRVVYKRNPDYWGNDLPFNVGRNNFDRIRIEYFGDDTARFEGFKAGEFTMRIESDSKRWATGYDFSKIDDGHIVKKELPDGAPATPSGIVFNLGREVMQDRRVRQALALAYNFEWTNESLQYGLFQQRASFSQDTEIMAKGTPEGAELAFLQSLGDLVPADMLSEPVAIPHTSKAGRLLDRRNARTAMRLLDDAGWAVGDDGMRRNADGQPLSVNFLFNSSSPSTLSAAMENYVNNVRKLGIDITFEKVDSAQYTSRERDRDYDLVYDSYAAFLGAGTGLMQRYGSETAAFSLFNPAGLASPLVDAIIEASLQSETREEEVAVLRALDRVLRHEFFMIPLWYKANHWVSYYNMFEHPENMPAFDLGYLDFWWYNADKASALKAAGALR